Proteins encoded by one window of Paenibacillus sp. DCT19:
- a CDS encoding DMT family transporter, with the protein MIEREKTEKRSKFQDPLFVMLIASLCCLLWGSAYPSIKLGYVAFNILPEDIASKYVFAGYRFTLAGILLLVLFRTVRKQRLKLTGREWASLSALGVLQTGLQYMFFYVGVANTTGVKGSIMNATTTFFSVVLAHFIYKNDKLSQNKIVGCVLGFVGVIIVNFHADLLTFSFSLTGEGFVIIAALVFSVTAIYAKRLTATIDVMIITGISLFVGGVVLTLLGLSLGGSVTHFTLASTANLIYLALLSSVAFCLWNLLLKYNKVGKVSVYNFLIPVFGAFLSAMFLGKRFWN; encoded by the coding sequence GTGATTGAGAGAGAGAAAACAGAGAAACGAAGTAAATTTCAAGACCCATTGTTTGTCATGCTCATAGCAAGTCTATGCTGCTTGTTGTGGGGAAGTGCTTACCCATCCATTAAGCTTGGATATGTCGCTTTTAACATTCTGCCGGAGGACATCGCTTCTAAATACGTATTTGCTGGATATCGATTTACATTAGCCGGTATACTGCTTCTAGTCCTGTTTCGAACAGTGAGAAAACAGAGATTGAAGCTGACCGGTCGTGAGTGGGCTAGCTTAAGTGCACTCGGTGTACTGCAAACCGGTCTGCAATATATGTTTTTCTACGTTGGGGTAGCCAATACAACAGGTGTAAAAGGCTCCATCATGAATGCAACAACAACGTTCTTCAGTGTTGTTTTGGCTCATTTTATCTATAAGAATGATAAGTTAAGTCAAAATAAAATTGTCGGCTGCGTGCTCGGGTTCGTAGGCGTTATCATTGTAAATTTCCATGCAGATCTGCTCACGTTCTCCTTCTCACTTACAGGCGAAGGATTCGTGATTATAGCTGCATTAGTTTTCTCGGTGACTGCGATCTACGCCAAACGTTTGACAGCCACTATTGATGTCATGATTATTACAGGAATCAGCCTGTTTGTTGGCGGGGTCGTGCTGACTTTGCTGGGTCTATCACTCGGCGGAAGTGTTACCCACTTTACTCTAGCATCTACAGCAAACCTAATTTATCTGGCCTTATTATCTTCCGTGGCATTCTGCCTGTGGAATCTGCTTCTTAAATACAACAAAGTCGGAAAAGTATCTGTGTACAACTTCCTCATTCCTGTATTCGGTGCATTTCTATCCGCAATGTTCTTGGGGAAACGGTTCTGGAACTGA
- a CDS encoding ASCH domain-containing protein, protein MSASIIQEYWHKFAKQNELNMDTPSAWMFGDGSKAMGDELGGLVVSGMKTGTCSAHCTYELENEELPKVGRYDIVLDGDNNPLAIIQMTQIEVVKMNEVSHEFARSEGEGDLSYAYWYQEHVEFFTWQLSQYGLTFTPEILLVCQTFKVVDVYRAAV, encoded by the coding sequence GTGTCAGCAAGTATAATACAGGAATACTGGCATAAGTTTGCCAAACAAAACGAGTTAAATATGGACACGCCAAGTGCTTGGATGTTTGGAGACGGATCAAAAGCAATGGGAGATGAGTTAGGCGGATTAGTTGTTAGTGGCATGAAAACCGGAACGTGTTCTGCTCATTGTACATACGAGCTAGAGAACGAGGAACTTCCAAAGGTAGGTCGGTACGATATTGTATTAGACGGAGATAACAATCCGTTGGCGATTATCCAAATGACTCAGATTGAAGTCGTGAAAATGAATGAAGTTAGTCATGAGTTTGCTCGATCGGAAGGCGAGGGTGATCTGAGCTATGCGTATTGGTATCAGGAGCATGTTGAATTTTTCACATGGCAATTGAGCCAGTATGGACTTACGTTTACTCCAGAAATACTGCTGGTTTGCCAGACATTTAAAGTTGTGGACGTGTACAGAGCAGCGGTATAG
- the ppsA gene encoding phosphoenolpyruvate synthase produces the protein MSSFVLDFQEMHATQLMLVGGKGLNLGKLSTVEGIHVPNGFCATTRAFQLALEQNESYHALLKQLTILTVQDQTEIGEMSLKIRQTIMETLIPLEVIQEITSHLSKLGVDHAYAVRSSATAEDLPHASFAGQQDTYLNIIGQDAILHHIRKCWASLFTDRAVIYRIQNGYDHQHVYCSVIVQKMIFPQASGIMFTADPVTSNRNVVSIDASFGLGEALVSGIVSADNYKIQADNIINKIISTKKLAIYGLQDGGTETRQIEPDQQSLQTLTDQQMVQLAHIGRQIEDYFGFPQDIEWCLAEDTFYIVQSRPITTLFPVPKVDDADNHVYLSVGHQQMMTDAIKPLGLSFYLLITPALMRRAGGRLFVDIAPMLASAAGRQALLNNLSSDPLIVGALKTIIERDFITVLPSDQASAPPARRNTDTLPPLEPDSNIVAELIERSQTSINNLKHNIQDKSGAELFEFILEDVQDLKKHLFDPQSTAVFMSAIQASAWINENMNEWLGEKNVADTLTQSVEGNITSEMGLALMDVADVIRPYSDVIDYLQQTDDDNFLDELVKLDGGQESRDAILDFLSKYGMRCAGEIDITRTRWSEKPLTLVPMILGNIKNFEPQAGKHKFEQGLKEALEKEQELIDRLKQLPDGEQKAHETKQKIELVRKFIGYREYPKYGIVSRYFVYKQALLRDAERLVQAGLIQNVEDIYYLAYEELHEVVRTNQLDQQLIDQRKEDYRLFEKLTPPRVMTSEGEIIIGEYNREHLPAGSIAGLPVSSGVIEGRARVILDMKHIDLEAGDILVTSFTDPGWTPLFVSIQGLVTEVGGLMTHGAVIAREYGLPAVVGVENATQLIKDGQRIRVNGTEGYIEILS, from the coding sequence ATGAGTTCATTCGTTCTCGATTTTCAGGAGATGCACGCAACACAATTGATGCTTGTTGGTGGCAAAGGGCTTAATTTAGGGAAGCTATCCACAGTTGAGGGGATTCATGTTCCTAATGGATTTTGTGCGACTACACGAGCATTTCAACTAGCGCTTGAACAAAATGAAAGTTATCATGCTTTGCTCAAGCAGCTAACGATACTAACTGTACAGGATCAAACAGAGATCGGTGAAATGAGTCTGAAGATTCGTCAAACGATTATGGAAACATTGATTCCTCTAGAAGTAATTCAGGAAATTACAAGCCATCTATCTAAGCTAGGTGTGGATCATGCTTATGCGGTACGTTCGAGTGCTACTGCTGAGGATTTACCTCATGCCTCGTTTGCTGGGCAACAAGACACGTACTTAAACATCATTGGACAAGACGCAATCCTTCATCATATACGCAAATGTTGGGCGTCACTGTTTACCGATCGTGCAGTCATTTATCGAATACAAAATGGGTATGATCACCAGCACGTGTATTGCTCCGTTATCGTGCAGAAAATGATATTTCCACAAGCTTCTGGAATTATGTTCACAGCTGATCCGGTCACATCCAATCGCAACGTGGTATCCATCGATGCTAGTTTTGGACTCGGAGAAGCGCTAGTCTCTGGCATAGTCTCCGCTGACAATTACAAGATCCAGGCAGACAACATTATCAATAAAATTATCAGCACCAAAAAGCTGGCAATCTATGGCCTGCAAGATGGGGGAACGGAAACACGGCAGATCGAACCTGATCAGCAGAGTCTTCAAACCCTTACGGATCAGCAAATGGTACAGCTCGCACACATCGGCAGACAAATTGAGGATTATTTTGGATTTCCACAAGATATTGAATGGTGTCTGGCCGAGGATACTTTCTATATCGTTCAGAGTCGCCCCATTACGACTTTATTTCCAGTCCCTAAGGTGGATGATGCTGACAATCACGTCTATCTATCTGTGGGTCATCAGCAGATGATGACAGATGCCATCAAACCGTTGGGTTTATCCTTTTACCTGCTGATTACGCCAGCACTGATGCGCAGAGCCGGAGGTCGATTATTTGTGGATATTGCACCGATGCTGGCGTCAGCTGCTGGCCGGCAAGCGTTGTTGAATAATTTAAGCTCCGATCCACTTATTGTAGGTGCGCTCAAGACGATCATCGAGCGAGATTTTATAACTGTGCTACCAAGCGACCAGGCATCTGCACCTCCTGCTAGACGTAACACGGATACCCTGCCACCACTTGAGCCTGATTCTAATATCGTTGCTGAATTGATTGAGCGAAGTCAGACTTCAATTAATAATCTTAAGCATAACATTCAAGATAAATCGGGAGCGGAATTGTTTGAATTTATATTGGAAGATGTGCAGGATCTGAAGAAGCATTTATTTGACCCACAAAGTACCGCTGTATTTATGTCTGCTATTCAAGCGTCCGCATGGATAAACGAAAATATGAATGAATGGTTAGGTGAAAAGAATGTAGCGGATACACTCACACAATCGGTAGAGGGCAATATTACTTCGGAGATGGGTCTGGCGTTAATGGATGTCGCGGATGTCATTCGTCCCTATTCAGATGTAATTGATTATTTGCAGCAAACGGATGATGATAACTTCCTAGATGAGCTCGTGAAGCTGGATGGAGGACAGGAAAGTCGGGATGCAATTCTTGATTTTCTGAGCAAGTACGGCATGCGATGTGCCGGGGAGATTGATATTACAAGAACTCGTTGGAGTGAAAAGCCATTAACACTGGTTCCCATGATTCTTGGTAACATCAAAAATTTTGAGCCGCAGGCGGGTAAGCACAAATTCGAGCAAGGGCTCAAGGAAGCTTTGGAGAAGGAACAAGAGTTAATAGATCGCTTGAAGCAATTACCTGACGGTGAGCAAAAAGCTCATGAAACGAAGCAGAAGATCGAGCTTGTCCGCAAGTTCATTGGTTACCGAGAATATCCGAAGTATGGCATCGTCAGTCGTTATTTTGTTTATAAGCAGGCTCTATTGAGAGATGCTGAACGACTTGTTCAAGCTGGACTGATTCAGAATGTAGAGGATATATATTACCTTGCTTATGAAGAGCTTCACGAAGTTGTCCGCACGAACCAACTGGATCAGCAGTTGATCGATCAACGGAAAGAGGATTACCGATTATTTGAAAAGCTTACGCCTCCACGTGTGATGACATCCGAAGGTGAAATCATTATAGGAGAGTACAATCGGGAACATCTGCCAGCAGGTTCGATTGCAGGTCTGCCTGTCTCTTCTGGTGTCATTGAAGGAAGGGCACGAGTTATTTTAGACATGAAACATATCGATCTGGAAGCAGGGGATATCTTAGTCACTTCGTTTACTGATCCTGGCTGGACACCTTTATTTGTATCTATACAAGGTCTAGTGACGGAAGTTGGCGGACTGATGACGCATGGTGCAGTGATTGCCCGCGAATATGGGTTACCCGCAGTTGTTGGTGTGGAGAATGCAACCCAATTAATCAAAGACGGGCAACGAATTCGTGTGAACGGAACAGAAGGGTATATTGAAATACTTTCATAA
- a CDS encoding GNAT family N-acetyltransferase, whose product MSVKIIKCTLNEVLQLQDISIETFHDTFKDQNSPENMKDYLERAFNAAQLEKELANSSSQIYFIYFHDELAGYLKVNMNDAQSESMGEEAMEIERIYVKKAYQKHGLGKHLLNKAIEIATEQNKHKICLGVWEKNENAIAFYKRMGFVQQGSHSFYMGDEQQTDFIMVKTHHPYKSSDSLME is encoded by the coding sequence ATGAGCGTGAAAATAATAAAATGCACTCTTAACGAAGTGCTTCAACTTCAAGATATCAGTATTGAAACGTTCCATGACACGTTTAAAGATCAGAATTCACCTGAGAATATGAAGGACTATTTGGAGCGAGCGTTTAATGCTGCGCAATTAGAAAAGGAGCTGGCTAACAGCTCTTCACAGATATATTTCATCTACTTCCACGACGAGCTTGCCGGATACTTGAAGGTTAATATGAATGATGCTCAGTCCGAAAGCATGGGCGAAGAAGCGATGGAGATTGAACGCATTTATGTAAAAAAAGCATATCAGAAGCATGGTCTAGGTAAACATTTGCTCAACAAAGCCATTGAAATTGCTACCGAACAGAACAAACACAAAATCTGTCTTGGCGTCTGGGAGAAAAATGAGAATGCGATTGCATTTTACAAGAGAATGGGATTTGTGCAACAGGGATCCCATTCATTTTATATGGGGGATGAGCAGCAGACGGACTTCATTATGGTCAAAACACACCATCCCTACAAGTCTTCCGATAGTTTGATGGAGTGA
- a CDS encoding helix-turn-helix domain-containing protein: protein MANNPNDPAMIMTKQQYTHPPGILVSDHYIQPYGYSCYREHGTKDWLIIYTLSGQGWINNGGKGYLSCTPGTLTMVSPGTIQDYFTEEGGVWEKLWAHFIPRLSWADWMPASNTNGPLIQLDLLNEHLRQAIESALWRVLSYRLHGDDALRDELTLNALEEVILLVASQKQSQKMLDARVQEVLNIISQEYTAQLLIEDLGKRVCLSPSRLSHLFKEQVGDTIMGTLMKLRLKQAEKLLKYTLRPITEIALTVGFHSPDYFSRQFSTHFGVTPSNYRKTCRDGVF from the coding sequence ATGGCTAATAACCCTAACGATCCTGCTATGATAATGACGAAACAGCAATATACACATCCTCCCGGAATTCTCGTGTCCGATCATTATATCCAGCCTTATGGTTACTCTTGTTATCGTGAACATGGAACCAAAGACTGGTTAATCATTTATACGCTATCAGGACAAGGATGGATTAATAATGGAGGAAAAGGATACTTAAGCTGCACACCAGGGACGTTAACCATGGTATCTCCTGGCACGATTCAAGATTACTTTACGGAGGAAGGAGGCGTGTGGGAGAAGCTCTGGGCTCACTTTATCCCACGCCTAAGCTGGGCCGATTGGATGCCTGCCAGCAATACAAACGGCCCTTTAATTCAACTCGATCTACTTAACGAACATTTGCGACAAGCGATTGAATCAGCCTTGTGGAGAGTGCTCTCCTATCGATTACACGGTGACGATGCGTTGAGAGATGAGCTGACCTTAAACGCACTTGAAGAAGTCATTTTGTTAGTCGCCAGCCAGAAGCAGTCGCAGAAGATGTTAGACGCACGCGTACAGGAAGTGCTCAACATCATATCTCAGGAATACACAGCACAACTTCTTATTGAGGATCTAGGTAAGCGCGTATGTCTGTCTCCTTCGCGTTTATCTCATTTGTTCAAGGAACAAGTCGGCGATACCATTATGGGCACACTGATGAAGCTTCGTCTGAAACAAGCCGAGAAGCTGTTGAAGTACACGCTTCGCCCCATAACCGAGATTGCTCTAACCGTTGGTTTTCATTCACCCGATTATTTCTCGAGACAATTCTCCACTCATTTTGGGGTCACTCCATCAAACTATCGGAAGACTTGTAGGGATGGTGTGTTTTGA
- a CDS encoding sugar-binding domain-containing protein, whose amino-acid sequence MSEQQKDRRILQLAGAWKYALDPEDIGESEQWYDSFVPGSGETVSLPGTLTVNGIGEAEKWGDTMDRESIRSLRQRYRYIGAAWYETEIDIPGDCIDRRFFIFLERVMFQSTLWVNGELAGQQDSLSAPHEYEVSTLIEPGKVNRFTLRIDNRDVQNLGTHSSAYTEETQTIWNGVIGRIELHALEPYWINNVHIYPRPDLRSVIVKGTCHNTTDAGAHFQLKVRASMKQGTAPHVGDEITEEVNVPASSAQNFELEYPMGQDPLLWDEFTPNLYEMKVEGTIVLDEHNPVRVVTHQTFGLRYFNREGRILKMNGRAVFLRGTLECCIFPHTGHPPMDIASWQKIFQTAKEYGLNHIRFHSWCPPEVAFEAADQLGIYLQVESPMWMDTWNMAVGTHPEHYTYLPQEARRIVEVYGNHPSFCIYSNGNELNGDFELLHQMVAELKVNDDRRLYTLTTNWDRPLDPADDLFIAQSVDGIGVRGQYFPEKLALSTELDFREAVAARSVPVISHEVGQYAVYPDVQEIEKYTGALRPVNLEAIRADMETRGLAEDIRSFVHGTGMFALQLYRDEIEAALRTPSLGGFQLLDLHDFPGQSTATVGILNAFWESKGLTEPHQFREFCAPTVLLLRMPKRIYTNTEQFAAEINISHFAATDITPSSIQWVIKNSDGQILDQGSLPTNIIPNGSGQSLGNIVSLAPQYIKKSDRLTISLEILGSEVRNEWPFWVYESPEKHSEFPQSIMVKRSLDDEMEQHLTAGGHILFLTQKGKLQHTSPGKFYPVFWSPAHFATEAPCGILAYTNHMALNGLPTREYAEHPWQDLLDQSVSFVVNEGIPFNPIVQVIPNFYHNRKLTNLAEYSVGQGKVLICGINIEDDLQHRPVADQLRTSLIDYVSSDSFEPTVEIELDQLRQLLAESEQPAEAASDYTVAAKDLAHMKATSSDSVREGHEAMYGNDRNSHTYWLAEDDAPGHWWQVDLLHEHSITGTKVEFHQEGNFLYVIQVSGDGQQWSVVSNQTGQTSTELTRVDRFEAKGRYVRIVYNGLPSGVRAGHRAFEVYGS is encoded by the coding sequence ATGTCAGAGCAGCAGAAGGACAGGAGAATACTTCAACTTGCAGGGGCGTGGAAATATGCGCTCGACCCCGAGGATATCGGAGAATCAGAACAGTGGTATGACTCGTTTGTACCAGGTTCAGGCGAGACTGTATCGCTCCCAGGTACACTCACCGTTAACGGAATAGGTGAAGCAGAGAAGTGGGGAGATACAATGGATCGGGAGTCGATCCGATCTCTACGTCAGCGCTATCGTTATATCGGAGCAGCGTGGTACGAAACGGAAATCGACATTCCTGGGGATTGCATAGATCGACGTTTCTTTATATTTCTTGAACGCGTAATGTTTCAATCTACCCTATGGGTGAATGGAGAATTGGCTGGGCAGCAGGACAGTCTGTCAGCACCGCATGAATACGAGGTGAGTACACTCATTGAACCTGGAAAGGTAAACCGGTTTACGCTTCGGATCGATAATCGGGATGTTCAGAATCTGGGTACTCATTCGAGTGCATACACGGAAGAAACGCAAACGATATGGAATGGCGTCATTGGACGTATCGAGTTGCATGCGTTAGAGCCTTATTGGATCAACAATGTGCATATCTATCCTCGGCCTGACCTGCGTTCTGTTATCGTAAAGGGGACATGTCATAACACAACAGATGCCGGGGCTCATTTTCAATTAAAGGTAAGAGCCTCAATGAAGCAGGGGACGGCTCCACATGTAGGCGATGAGATAACAGAAGAAGTGAACGTGCCTGCTTCATCAGCTCAGAACTTTGAATTGGAATATCCTATGGGGCAAGATCCTTTGTTATGGGATGAGTTCACGCCTAACCTGTATGAGATGAAGGTAGAAGGAACCATAGTGTTAGATGAACATAACCCGGTTCGCGTCGTAACACATCAAACCTTTGGTTTACGCTACTTCAATCGTGAAGGCAGAATATTAAAAATGAATGGTCGGGCAGTCTTTTTGCGAGGAACCTTGGAATGCTGCATTTTCCCACATACCGGTCATCCTCCAATGGACATTGCATCATGGCAGAAGATCTTTCAAACAGCTAAGGAGTATGGGTTAAATCATATTCGTTTTCATTCTTGGTGCCCGCCGGAGGTGGCGTTTGAAGCAGCGGATCAATTGGGGATATACTTGCAGGTTGAATCTCCGATGTGGATGGATACGTGGAACATGGCTGTTGGAACACATCCAGAGCATTACACCTACTTACCGCAAGAAGCTCGCAGAATTGTGGAAGTGTACGGCAATCACCCCTCGTTCTGCATATACAGTAACGGCAATGAACTGAATGGTGACTTTGAGCTGTTGCATCAGATGGTTGCAGAGCTGAAAGTGAACGATGATCGACGTTTGTACACACTCACCACCAACTGGGATCGACCGCTTGATCCGGCAGACGACCTTTTTATTGCCCAATCGGTTGATGGTATTGGTGTTCGAGGACAATATTTTCCTGAAAAGCTAGCCTTGTCAACAGAGCTCGATTTTCGAGAAGCCGTAGCAGCGCGGTCTGTTCCGGTCATCTCCCATGAAGTGGGACAGTATGCGGTATATCCAGACGTGCAAGAGATAGAGAAATACACTGGTGCGCTTCGTCCGGTAAATCTAGAGGCCATCCGTGCAGATATGGAGACACGAGGATTAGCAGAGGATATTCGCTCCTTTGTCCATGGTACGGGGATGTTTGCCCTGCAATTGTATCGTGATGAGATTGAGGCTGCATTGCGCACACCGAGTCTGGGAGGGTTCCAGTTGTTAGATCTGCATGATTTCCCAGGACAGAGTACAGCTACGGTCGGCATCCTCAATGCATTTTGGGAATCGAAAGGCTTGACTGAGCCTCATCAATTTCGCGAATTCTGCGCACCAACAGTGCTGCTGCTCCGTATGCCAAAGCGCATCTATACCAATACGGAACAATTCGCTGCGGAGATCAATATTTCTCATTTTGCTGCAACAGATATCACGCCATCCTCTATCCAATGGGTTATTAAAAATAGTGATGGGCAGATTCTTGACCAAGGCTCATTACCAACGAATATCATCCCAAATGGGTCAGGGCAATCACTGGGAAATATCGTATCGTTGGCACCACAGTACATCAAGAAGAGTGACAGATTAACGATTTCCCTAGAAATTTTGGGTAGCGAAGTGCGGAATGAATGGCCATTTTGGGTGTACGAATCCCCAGAGAAGCATAGTGAATTCCCGCAGTCAATCATGGTGAAGCGAAGTCTGGATGATGAGATGGAACAGCATCTTACAGCAGGAGGACATATCCTCTTTCTGACGCAAAAGGGTAAGCTGCAACATACGAGCCCGGGAAAATTTTATCCTGTGTTCTGGAGTCCGGCTCATTTTGCAACAGAAGCACCATGTGGTATTCTCGCTTATACTAACCACATGGCATTGAACGGATTACCAACCAGAGAATATGCAGAGCATCCATGGCAAGACTTGCTGGATCAATCCGTATCATTTGTAGTGAACGAAGGCATTCCATTCAACCCAATTGTTCAGGTCATTCCTAACTTCTATCACAATCGCAAGCTGACGAACCTTGCCGAATATAGCGTCGGTCAGGGCAAGGTGTTGATTTGCGGAATCAACATTGAAGACGATCTGCAGCATCGCCCTGTTGCAGATCAGCTTCGTACAAGTCTAATCGACTATGTTTCATCCGATTCGTTTGAACCCACAGTAGAGATTGAACTAGATCAGCTTCGTCAATTACTTGCCGAAAGTGAGCAACCTGCCGAGGCAGCATCCGATTATACAGTTGCAGCTAAAGACCTTGCACACATGAAGGCTACATCCAGCGATAGTGTACGTGAAGGCCATGAAGCGATGTATGGAAACGACAGAAACAGTCACACCTACTGGCTGGCAGAAGATGATGCGCCAGGTCACTGGTGGCAGGTCGATCTGCTACATGAACACTCTATTACAGGAACGAAGGTGGAGTTTCATCAGGAAGGTAACTTCTTGTATGTGATTCAGGTTTCAGGTGATGGGCAACAATGGAGCGTTGTTTCGAATCAGACGGGTCAGACATCGACTGAATTGACGCGTGTAGATCGGTTTGAAGCGAAGGGAAGGTATGTGAGAATCGTATATAACGGGTTGCCCAGTGGGGTTCGAGCGGGACACCGGGCATTTGAGGTATACGGAAGTTAA
- a CDS encoding GNAT family N-acetyltransferase — MSSENNIMITPLTNDLIEDINMTNDYFTLYGKVVPSLQSGKWSYTEVLFDETREIRFPDDKLEWSQYINQDDKALFLAYINNVCIGQIRIIKDWNRFCYIENIATKQDYRGSGVGKLLLNKAEEWAKQRNLIGMSLEAQDDNLGACRFYVKQGFILGGVDTLKQSYNSDIDTTLYWYKLFK; from the coding sequence TTGAGCAGTGAAAATAATATTATGATTACTCCATTAACTAATGACTTAATTGAGGATATCAATATGACCAATGATTATTTTACGTTGTATGGTAAAGTTGTCCCCAGTTTGCAATCAGGAAAATGGTCGTATACCGAAGTTCTGTTTGATGAAACGAGAGAAATACGTTTTCCAGATGATAAACTTGAGTGGAGTCAATATATAAACCAAGATGATAAAGCTTTATTTTTAGCTTATATAAATAATGTTTGCATCGGTCAGATCAGAATCATTAAGGATTGGAATCGCTTCTGTTATATTGAAAATATTGCTACTAAACAAGATTATAGAGGCAGTGGAGTCGGAAAGTTGCTCTTAAACAAAGCGGAAGAGTGGGCAAAACAAAGGAACCTTATCGGAATGTCCTTGGAAGCCCAAGATGATAATCTGGGCGCATGCAGATTTTATGTAAAACAAGGATTCATACTCGGTGGAGTTGACACACTAAAGCAGTCTTATAATTCTGATATCGATACCACTTTGTACTGGTATAAATTATTCAAGTAA
- a CDS encoding TetR/AcrR family transcriptional regulator encodes MEVRIDRRIAKTKAAIFQSFVSLIAEKNFEHITINEIADRANINRGTVYFHYSDKYDLLNKCIEENLNQMIAVTTATDRNGETIDLIESSFLPVMRYFEENHHFYFSMLSNKGVPAFRDRMLELTTTHINIHINMDGVNLNYNKELITQFMASAFVGIVEWWILNHMPLSADDVAQQLWGVLKRNQVIN; translated from the coding sequence ATGGAGGTCAGAATCGATAGAAGAATTGCAAAAACAAAGGCAGCAATCTTTCAATCCTTCGTTTCTTTAATTGCAGAAAAAAATTTCGAGCACATTACGATCAATGAAATTGCCGATCGAGCAAATATTAATCGAGGAACAGTATACTTTCACTACAGTGATAAGTACGACTTGTTGAACAAATGCATTGAAGAAAACTTGAATCAGATGATTGCAGTAACAACAGCAACGGATCGCAATGGAGAAACCATCGATCTCATCGAATCTTCATTTCTTCCTGTAATGCGCTATTTTGAAGAGAACCACCATTTTTACTTCTCCATGCTCTCCAATAAAGGCGTTCCCGCATTCCGCGACCGTATGTTAGAGCTTACGACAACTCACATTAACATTCATATCAATATGGATGGGGTTAATCTAAACTATAATAAAGAGTTGATTACTCAATTCATGGCCTCCGCTTTTGTCGGAATTGTGGAGTGGTGGATTCTGAACCATATGCCGCTATCAGCAGATGATGTTGCACAGCAATTATGGGGTGTATTGAAGCGAAACCAAGTTATTAACTAA
- a CDS encoding nuclear transport factor 2 family protein, whose translation MSLEILQAKSELRDLIDSYATLTDAKKVSEQMLLFTPDTRFKVYFGDQLVSDVTGTKQLEEEFNGHVALVKRYFTANAQHVVQVDGDSATGVVFSQMKMVRDEEGKTC comes from the coding sequence ATGTCATTAGAAATTTTACAAGCAAAGTCCGAACTAAGAGACCTCATTGATTCGTACGCAACATTAACCGACGCCAAAAAGGTCTCGGAACAGATGTTATTATTTACGCCAGATACACGATTTAAAGTGTATTTCGGAGATCAACTGGTGTCTGATGTTACGGGGACTAAACAGTTAGAGGAAGAGTTCAATGGTCATGTTGCACTGGTGAAACGTTACTTCACGGCCAATGCACAGCATGTTGTGCAAGTAGATGGGGACTCAGCAACGGGTGTTGTATTTTCGCAAATGAAGATGGTGAGGGATGAAGAGGGCAAGACGTGTTAA